In a genomic window of Zingiber officinale cultivar Zhangliang chromosome 9B, Zo_v1.1, whole genome shotgun sequence:
- the LOC122025179 gene encoding 24-methylenesterol C-methyltransferase 2-like translates to MDLSTAMWTAAVLGAAAVYWFMWVMGSAEVKGKRAMDLTTGFIGRDQVQEKHRQVWSFFVRSKEDIAAASDEDKMPSIIETYYNLVTDIFEWGWRGQSFHFSPSLPGRSHREATRIHEERAADLITARPGQWIVDVGCGVGGPMRTIAARSGADIVSITISEYQVARAREYNCKVGLDGRCEVVCGNFLEMPFLKASFDGAYSIEATCCAPRLEDVYREVFRVLKPGALYVSYEWVTTALYRPDDPRHVETIRGAETGGALATLRAQHELAAIAHQVGFEVVEERDLALPPAEPWWTRLKISRFAYWRNHLLVTILAALRIAPKGIVDVHEMLCQTAAHMRYGGEIGIFTPCT, encoded by the exons ATGGATCTCTCCACGGCAATGTGGACGGCGGCGGTTCTCGGCGCTGCCGCGGTCTACTGGTTCATGTGGGTGATGGGCTCGGCGGAAGTGAAAGGTAAGCGGGCAATGGACCTTACGACGGGATTTATCGGGCGGGATCAGGTACAGGAGAAGCACAGGCAAGTCTGGTCCTTCTTTGTCCGCTCCAAGGAGGACATTGCCGCTGCGTCCGACGAAGACAAGATGCCTTCCATCATCGAAACCTACTACAATCTCGTCACTGACATCTTCGAGTGGGGATGGAG ggGGCAGTCCTTCCACTTCTCGCCCTCACTTCCAGGCCGCTCCCACCGGGAAGCCACCCGCATCCACGAGGAGCGCGCCGCTGATCTCATCACAGCTCGTCCGGGCCAATGGATCGTCGACGTGGGATGTGGCGTCGGCGGCCCGATGCGCACCATTGCTGCCCGCTCCGGCGCCGACATCGTCAGCATCACCATCAGCGAGTACCAGGTCGCCCGCGCCCGCGAGTACAACTGCAAGGTCGGCCTCGACGGGCGCTGCGAAGTCGTCTGCGGCAACTTCCTCGAGATGCCCTTCCTGAAAGCCTCTTTCGACGGTGCTTACTCCATCGAGGCCACCTGCTGCGCTCCCCGCCTGGAGGACGTCTACCGGGAGGTCTTCCGCGTGCTCAAGCCCGGCGCCCTCTACGTGTCCTACGAATGGGTCACCACCGCGCTGTACCGGCCGGACGATCCGCGCCACGTCGAGACCATCCGCGGGGCCGAGACCGGAGGCGCTCTCGCAACCCTCCGCGCGCAGCACGAGCTGGCGGCGATCGCGCACCAGGTGGGCTTCGAGGTCGTGGAGGAGCGCGATTTGGCGCTACCCCCGGCGGAGCCGTGGTGGACGCGTCTCAAGATAAGCCGCTTCGCCTACTGGCGCAACCACCTGCTGGTCACCATCCTCGCGGCGCTGCGCATCGCTCCGAAGGGCATCGTCGACGTCCACGAGATGCTTTGCCAGACTGCGGCCCACATGCGCTATGGCGGCGAAATCGGCATCTTCACCCCATGCACATGA